In Tubulanus polymorphus chromosome 2, tnTubPoly1.2, whole genome shotgun sequence, a single window of DNA contains:
- the LOC141898382 gene encoding TM2 domain-containing protein 2-like yields the protein MEQISGLMLNFALVLNILRLISSLDDASYCDSSQECFDESTGIVYDPKSALVLCKFLPKEFIRCEPPVDMSGNQTAKEELGHGCTKWGGERWEDVQRTSVECTALPGIECYGNRTFFRDGFPCIKYSGHYFVTTLIYSVLLGFLGMDRFCLGHTGTAVGKLLTLGGVGIWWIVDVILLVTGGLLPADGSNWVPYY from the exons ATGGAACAAATCTCGGGATTAATGCTAAATTTCGCCCttgttttgaatattcttCGACTGATTTCCTCCTTGGATGACGCTTCCTATTGCGATTCGTCGCAAGAATGTTTTGACGAGTCGACAGGGATCGTTTACGATCCTAAATCGGCGCTAGTTCTGTGTAAATTTCT GCCGAAAGAATTTATACGTTGCGAGCCTCCTGTTGATATGTCTGGAAATCAAACAGCCAAAGAAGAACTTGGTCATGGATGTACAAAA TGGGGTGGTGAAAGATGGGAAGACGTGCAGAGAACCTCAGTAGAATGTACTGCTTTACCCGGAATTGAATGTTATGGAAACCGAACCTTTTTCAGGGATGGATTTCCTTGCATCAA GTACAGTGGTCATTATTTCGTCACAACACTCATCTACTCAGTGTTACTGGGATTTCTTGGAATGGACAGGTTTTGCTTAGGACACACAG GCACTGCTGTTGGAAAGTTATTGACTCTAGGAGGAGTTGGTATTTGGTGGATAGTCGATGTGATACTGTTGGTTACTGGTGGACTTTTGCCAGCTGATGGCAGTAACTGGGTGCcatattactga